The following proteins are co-located in the Nocardioides piscis genome:
- a CDS encoding transglycosylase SLT domain-containing protein, with amino-acid sequence MPAPVIIRVVATLALCGIALTAAPAAAEHKPLPGHRDLTPHVVRPGDTATGLATRFHAWTEELISHNHLGRSAALRVGQRIEIPVVVRRGDGPEASTPAKDQQTGGSTSRPGPSRERVRRVIRRVAERRGVDPQLALAVSWQEAGWQMHHVSSAGAIGAMQVLPSTGRWMETYAGRDLRLRRLRDNAAAGVLLLGVLRDHTPTRRQQVAAYYQGLGAVQRHGVYEVSRPYVDNVLAIKRALEGGESPW; translated from the coding sequence TTGCCAGCTCCAGTGATCATCCGTGTCGTCGCCACGCTCGCGCTGTGTGGCATCGCGCTGACCGCGGCCCCGGCGGCGGCCGAGCACAAGCCGCTGCCGGGCCACCGCGACCTCACGCCACACGTCGTCAGGCCCGGGGACACCGCGACCGGACTGGCCACCCGCTTCCACGCGTGGACCGAGGAGCTGATCTCCCACAACCATCTCGGCCGGTCGGCTGCCCTGCGGGTCGGCCAGCGGATCGAGATCCCGGTCGTCGTCCGGCGCGGCGACGGGCCTGAGGCGTCGACGCCGGCCAAGGACCAGCAGACGGGTGGGTCGACCTCCCGCCCGGGTCCCAGCCGCGAGCGCGTGCGGAGGGTGATCCGCCGGGTGGCCGAACGCCGGGGGGTCGACCCCCAGCTCGCCCTCGCCGTCTCGTGGCAGGAGGCCGGCTGGCAGATGCACCACGTCTCCTCGGCCGGCGCCATCGGCGCCATGCAGGTGCTGCCGAGCACCGGACGCTGGATGGAGACCTATGCCGGGCGCGACCTGCGCCTGCGCAGGTTGCGTGACAACGCGGCTGCCGGCGTGCTGCTGCTCGGCGTGCTGCGCGACCACACGCCGACCCGACGCCAGCAGGTCGCTGCCTACTACCAAGGACTGGGCGCGGTGCAGCGCCACGGCGTCTACGAGGTCAGCAGGCCCTACGTCGACAACGTGCTGGCGATCAAACGGGCCCTGGAAGGCGGCGAGTCGCCCTGGTGA
- a CDS encoding LuxR C-terminal-related transcriptional regulator — MRDVNRSLRLAIVDDYPVVVAGVAAFLAAERIDVVETGAMASVVSDVDIVLYDTFGQVDGVGLDLEDFVRDSGAKVVVYSWNLEPRMVVQALAGGASGYLSKVLTGPQVVDALERVMRGEVVVITGDHETSVGGAGDWPGRSVGLSPREAEMIALITQGLSNQEIADRVFISINSVKMFIRSAYRKMGVTRRTEAVMWAVKNGFEPETLRTVNPGLPRRLTSEG, encoded by the coding sequence ATGCGGGACGTGAACCGCTCACTGCGGCTGGCCATCGTCGACGACTATCCCGTCGTCGTCGCAGGAGTCGCCGCGTTCTTGGCTGCCGAGCGAATCGATGTGGTCGAGACCGGCGCGATGGCGTCTGTCGTCAGCGACGTCGACATCGTCCTCTATGACACGTTCGGCCAGGTGGACGGCGTCGGCCTGGACCTGGAGGACTTCGTCCGCGACAGCGGCGCGAAGGTGGTCGTCTACAGCTGGAACCTCGAACCGCGCATGGTCGTGCAGGCGCTGGCCGGCGGGGCCAGTGGCTACCTCTCGAAGGTGCTCACCGGACCCCAGGTCGTCGACGCCCTCGAGCGAGTCATGCGCGGCGAGGTCGTCGTCATCACCGGGGACCACGAGACCAGTGTGGGCGGCGCAGGGGACTGGCCAGGACGGTCCGTGGGCCTCTCGCCGCGCGAAGCCGAGATGATTGCGTTGATCACCCAGGGGCTGAGCAACCAGGAGATCGCCGATCGCGTGTTCATCAGCATCAACTCGGTGAAGATGTTCATCCGTTCCGCCTATCGGAAGATGGGGGTCACGAGGCGAACCGAGGCAGTGATGTGGGCGGTGAAGAACGGCTTCGAGCCCGAGACACTGCGCACCGTCAATCCCGGGCTGCCGAGGCGGTTGACGTCTGAGGGGTGA
- a CDS encoding Rv2175c family DNA-binding protein, whose product MSSDANPVPLADADLDALVDDWLDWDQVGELLGVTPAKVRTMVKDHELAQAVPRPGTPPSVPALFFDGAEIVKGLPGLLTVMHDNNFTDRECIAWIFTDDDLPGRPIDALRENRGSEVKRRAQSLAF is encoded by the coding sequence ATGAGCTCTGACGCAAACCCTGTGCCACTCGCAGACGCCGACCTCGATGCGCTGGTCGACGACTGGCTCGACTGGGACCAGGTCGGGGAGCTGCTCGGCGTGACGCCCGCCAAGGTGCGCACGATGGTCAAGGACCACGAGCTCGCCCAGGCCGTGCCCCGTCCCGGGACGCCGCCCTCGGTGCCGGCCCTGTTCTTCGACGGCGCCGAGATCGTCAAGGGACTGCCGGGGCTGTTGACGGTGATGCACGACAACAACTTCACCGACCGTGAGTGCATCGCCTGGATCTTCACCGACGACGACCTGCCCGGCAGGCCGATCGACGCGCTGCGGGAGAACCGCGGCTCGGAGGTCAAGCGCCGGGCCCAGTCCCTGGCGTTCTGA
- the pknB gene encoding Stk1 family PASTA domain-containing Ser/Thr kinase, which translates to MESREHARAAGRGAADALVGRLLDRRYRIGPRIARGGMASVYEATDIRLDRTVAVKVMHPGLGDDDDFAQRFVREAKAAARLNHPHVVGVYDQGDEDGIVFLAMEYVPGHTLRDVIRKEAPMSPARALALLEPVVSALAAAHRAGLVHRDVKPENVLIADEAHGGQVKVADFGLAKAVSTDTQHTATGGVLIGTVSYLAPELVVDGRSDARADVYAAGVVLYELLTGSKPHEGESPIQVAYRHVHQDVAAPSASAPGIPAYVDALVARATARDRSLRPADAGVFLHQIHRVAQAVRAGVTEDAELTADLALPVIEPPAHGEDTAPEPFDPIALANYRELAVDPPGPPDDNSHTTALERLPAAVSVTATPPSSPGPRRLSPPVPVATAPRRRSVKGPLAFVLVVLLVAGIALSAWWFGFARYTATPSVLGLTEAAAGVQLEQEGLVAGVGDPRHSETVEAGLVLTTEPEPGERVLRDGTVTLVVSLGPERYDVPAVKGLTEDQAQDAITETFLVVGERVEKFSDVVPAGSIMRSDPAAGTTVKPDTVVDLVVSKGRRPIRLKDWTGKDADQAIAAMEKRKLVVEVSGEEFSDTVDEGDVISQDPTAGPLFKGDTVNLVVSKGPELVEVPRVIAMGVESATEKLEALGFEVEVENSDNYIGVGFVFSSSPGAGDMVAKGSTITLYLI; encoded by the coding sequence GTGGAGTCACGCGAGCACGCCCGCGCTGCGGGTCGAGGCGCCGCTGACGCGCTCGTCGGGCGACTCCTCGACCGGCGCTACCGCATCGGCCCGCGCATCGCCCGCGGCGGGATGGCGAGTGTCTATGAGGCCACCGACATCCGGCTCGACCGCACGGTGGCCGTCAAGGTGATGCACCCCGGCCTGGGCGACGACGACGACTTCGCCCAGCGGTTCGTCCGCGAGGCGAAGGCGGCCGCCCGGCTCAACCATCCCCACGTCGTCGGCGTCTATGACCAGGGCGACGAGGACGGGATCGTCTTCCTGGCGATGGAATACGTTCCGGGCCACACCTTGCGTGACGTCATCCGCAAGGAGGCGCCGATGTCGCCGGCGCGAGCGCTGGCCCTGCTGGAGCCGGTCGTCTCCGCCCTCGCGGCGGCCCATCGGGCCGGGCTGGTGCACCGCGACGTCAAGCCCGAGAACGTGCTGATCGCCGACGAGGCCCACGGCGGACAGGTCAAGGTCGCCGACTTCGGACTGGCCAAGGCGGTCAGCACCGACACCCAGCACACCGCGACCGGGGGCGTGCTGATCGGCACCGTGTCCTACCTCGCCCCCGAGCTCGTCGTCGACGGTCGCTCCGACGCACGCGCAGACGTCTATGCCGCCGGGGTCGTCCTCTACGAGCTCCTCACCGGCTCCAAGCCGCACGAGGGCGAGAGCCCCATCCAGGTCGCCTACCGGCACGTCCACCAGGACGTCGCAGCACCTTCGGCCTCAGCGCCGGGCATCCCGGCATACGTCGATGCGCTGGTCGCCCGCGCCACGGCGCGTGACCGTTCGCTGCGACCCGCCGACGCCGGGGTGTTCCTCCACCAGATCCACCGGGTGGCCCAGGCGGTGCGTGCCGGCGTGACCGAGGACGCCGAGCTCACTGCCGACCTCGCGCTGCCCGTGATCGAGCCCCCGGCCCACGGCGAGGACACCGCGCCCGAACCGTTCGACCCGATCGCGCTCGCGAACTACCGCGAGCTCGCCGTCGACCCCCCCGGTCCTCCGGACGACAACTCCCACACGACCGCCCTGGAGCGGCTGCCCGCGGCTGTGTCCGTCACCGCCACCCCTCCTTCCTCCCCCGGTCCTCGGCGCCTGTCGCCGCCGGTGCCGGTGGCGACGGCGCCTCGCCGACGCTCGGTCAAGGGCCCGCTCGCCTTCGTGCTGGTGGTGCTCCTGGTGGCCGGGATCGCCCTGAGCGCCTGGTGGTTCGGCTTCGCCCGCTACACCGCCACCCCCAGCGTCCTGGGGCTCACCGAGGCCGCCGCCGGCGTCCAGCTCGAGCAGGAAGGGCTGGTGGCCGGCGTCGGCGACCCACGCCACTCCGAGACGGTCGAGGCCGGGCTCGTGCTGACCACCGAGCCGGAGCCCGGGGAGCGCGTGCTGCGAGACGGCACCGTCACCCTCGTCGTGTCGCTCGGCCCCGAGCGCTACGACGTCCCGGCTGTGAAGGGCCTCACCGAGGACCAGGCCCAGGACGCCATCACCGAGACCTTCCTCGTGGTCGGTGAACGGGTGGAGAAGTTCAGCGACGTCGTGCCGGCCGGATCGATCATGCGCAGCGACCCCGCAGCCGGCACCACGGTGAAGCCCGACACGGTCGTCGACCTCGTCGTCAGCAAGGGCCGTCGTCCCATCCGGCTCAAGGACTGGACCGGCAAGGACGCCGACCAGGCGATCGCAGCGATGGAGAAGCGCAAGCTCGTCGTCGAGGTGTCCGGCGAGGAGTTCAGCGACACCGTGGACGAGGGCGACGTCATCTCCCAGGACCCCACGGCAGGCCCGCTCTTCAAGGGCGACACCGTCAACCTCGTGGTGTCCAAGGGGCCGGAGCTGGTCGAGGTGCCGAGGGTCATCGCCATGGGCGTGGAGTCCGCGACCGAGAAGCTCGAGGCCCTCGGCTTCGAGGTCGAGGTCGAGAACTCCGACAACTACATCGGCGTCGGCTTCGTCTTCAGCAGCTCCCCCGGCGCCGGCGACATGGTCGCCAAGGGCTCGACGATCACGCTCTACCTCATCTGA
- a CDS encoding discoidin domain-containing protein, with protein sequence MPEDEAPLAIPADAPLSEAGSNGTPRWLPAVLGVTLVVVLLVVLASCLGGDEDDEPLDRTAERPTNAAVSSDAAAEQRPVDLGRRLRVKAPPAAPPTQDLDGQLADYEAANMLDGSPMTTWRTPGDATGETITFTLAKPATVRRVGIINGFAKQVPSGNTLVDWYPNNRRITAVEWVFDDGTTVRQDLSEKPKLQRLTIDPISTSTVRLRLLGVTPPGPGVLGRDYTAISDVLIAGVLSS encoded by the coding sequence GTGCCCGAGGACGAGGCACCCCTCGCCATACCTGCCGATGCTCCCCTGTCGGAGGCGGGCTCCAACGGGACGCCGCGGTGGCTGCCGGCCGTGCTCGGCGTCACCCTCGTGGTGGTGCTGCTCGTCGTGCTGGCGTCCTGTCTCGGCGGTGACGAGGACGACGAGCCCCTCGACCGCACCGCGGAGCGGCCGACAAACGCAGCGGTCAGCAGTGATGCGGCAGCAGAGCAGCGGCCCGTCGACCTGGGGCGACGCCTGCGGGTCAAGGCACCCCCGGCCGCCCCACCCACCCAGGACCTGGACGGCCAGCTCGCCGACTACGAGGCTGCCAACATGCTCGACGGGTCCCCGATGACGACGTGGCGCACGCCCGGCGACGCAACCGGGGAGACGATCACGTTCACGCTCGCCAAGCCCGCCACCGTCCGCCGCGTCGGGATCATCAACGGGTTCGCCAAGCAGGTGCCGAGCGGGAACACCCTCGTCGACTGGTATCCCAACAACCGGCGCATCACGGCCGTCGAGTGGGTCTTCGACGACGGGACCACCGTCCGGCAGGACCTGAGCGAGAAGCCCAAGCTCCAGCGCCTGACCATCGACCCGATCTCCACCTCCACCGTCAGGCTGCGCCTGCTCGGTGTCACGCCGCCGGGGCCGGGCGTGCTCGGGCGCGACTACACCGCGATCAGCGACGTGCTGATCGCCGGTGTCCTGTCCAGCTGA
- a CDS encoding APC family permease: MSSRTAEPEASGTELELKRVMGPKLLLLFIIGDILGAGVYAVTGQMAGIVGGVVWLPFLVAFVVATLTALSYLELVTKYPQAAGAALYTHKAFGIHFVTFLVAFAVICSGVTSASTSANVLAQNLTGGFVANGWLDELPSTGIVTAIAMAFMVLLALINLRGVGESVKFNVMLTLVEMLALSIVIAIGFYAMAQGEGDLSRITTFEGADDKGLFMAVTAATSVAFFAMVGFEDSVNMVEETKEPQKIFPRTMLTGLGVAVIIYMLVAVAVVAVLTPGELATINEAEGRALLEVVSKGAPDLPMDRIFPFLAVFAVANTALINMLMASRLLYGMGRQDVLPRSLGKVSPGTRAPYVGIIFSTLLALALIWYVSTQSDSSIVGSLSGTTSLLLLAVFAVVNVACLVLRRDPAEGFFRSPGPTPALAGALCVFLIVPQISDRDLLEYQIALGLVAIGVVLWAITWLTNRGVRAKKTGFRDIEHLEK; this comes from the coding sequence ATGAGCAGTCGCACTGCGGAGCCGGAAGCCAGCGGGACCGAGCTCGAGCTCAAGCGGGTGATGGGGCCCAAGCTTCTCCTGCTCTTCATCATCGGTGACATCCTCGGTGCCGGGGTCTATGCGGTCACCGGCCAGATGGCCGGCATCGTCGGCGGTGTCGTCTGGCTGCCGTTCCTCGTCGCGTTCGTCGTGGCGACGTTGACGGCTCTGTCCTACCTGGAGCTGGTCACCAAGTATCCGCAGGCCGCAGGGGCCGCGCTCTACACGCACAAGGCGTTCGGCATCCACTTCGTGACGTTCCTGGTGGCGTTCGCGGTGATCTGCTCCGGCGTCACCAGTGCGTCGACGTCGGCCAACGTGCTCGCCCAGAACCTCACCGGCGGGTTCGTCGCCAACGGTTGGCTGGACGAGCTGCCGAGCACGGGCATCGTGACGGCGATCGCCATGGCATTCATGGTGCTGCTCGCCCTGATCAACCTGCGCGGGGTCGGCGAGTCGGTGAAGTTCAACGTGATGCTGACGCTCGTGGAGATGCTCGCCCTCAGCATCGTGATCGCCATCGGTTTCTACGCGATGGCGCAGGGCGAGGGTGACCTCAGCCGGATCACGACCTTCGAGGGGGCCGACGACAAGGGTCTGTTCATGGCGGTCACCGCCGCGACGTCGGTCGCGTTCTTCGCGATGGTCGGCTTCGAGGACTCGGTCAACATGGTCGAGGAGACCAAGGAGCCACAGAAGATCTTCCCGCGGACGATGCTCACCGGTCTCGGGGTCGCGGTCATCATCTACATGCTGGTCGCCGTGGCCGTCGTGGCCGTCCTCACCCCCGGCGAGCTCGCGACGATCAACGAGGCCGAGGGTCGCGCCCTGCTCGAGGTGGTGTCCAAGGGGGCGCCCGACCTTCCGATGGACCGCATCTTCCCGTTCCTCGCGGTGTTTGCAGTCGCCAACACCGCACTCATCAACATGCTGATGGCCAGCCGGCTGCTCTACGGCATGGGCAGGCAGGACGTCCTTCCGCGGTCGTTGGGCAAGGTGTCGCCGGGCACCAGGGCGCCATACGTCGGGATCATCTTCTCCACGCTGCTGGCCCTGGCTCTCATCTGGTATGTCTCGACCCAGTCGGACTCATCGATCGTCGGCTCACTGTCGGGCACGACGTCACTGCTGCTGCTCGCGGTCTTCGCCGTGGTCAACGTGGCGTGCCTCGTCCTGCGGCGGGACCCGGCCGAGGGTTTCTTCCGCTCGCCCGGTCCGACCCCGGCGCTGGCCGGAGCGCTGTGCGTCTTCCTGATCGTTCCCCAGATCTCCGACCGCGACCTGCTCGAATACCAGATCGCGCTGGGGCTGGTCGCGATCGGCGTCGTGCTCTGGGCCATCACCTGGCTGACCAACCGTGGCGTGCGAGCCAAGAAGACCGGCTTCCGCGACATCGAGCACCTCGAGAAGTAG
- a CDS encoding barstar family protein, with protein MSGLAGLLVGIVEGEAQPGVYRWHAAFDVADVRRTVEHAGFTFAYVDGWLSGTKAEVLEAIGRALDFPAHYGQNFDALADCLHDVGEEGAGRGTIVLWDGWSTLARADARAFDVALEILAARAAEDGRAPFSVLLRGDGPDLPGIASLD; from the coding sequence GTGAGCGGGCTCGCAGGACTCCTGGTCGGCATCGTCGAGGGCGAGGCGCAGCCCGGTGTCTATCGCTGGCACGCAGCATTCGACGTCGCCGACGTCCGGCGCACGGTCGAGCACGCCGGCTTCACGTTCGCGTATGTCGATGGCTGGCTCAGCGGCACCAAGGCCGAGGTCCTGGAGGCGATCGGCCGGGCGCTGGACTTCCCGGCGCACTACGGGCAGAACTTCGACGCGCTCGCCGACTGCCTGCACGACGTGGGTGAGGAGGGGGCAGGCCGGGGGACCATCGTGCTGTGGGATGGGTGGAGCACCCTGGCCCGCGCGGACGCCAGGGCGTTCGACGTCGCGCTGGAGATCCTCGCGGCGCGAGCCGCCGAGGACGGCCGCGCGCCGTTCTCGGTGCTGCTACGAGGAGACGGGCCCGACCTCCCGGGCATCGCGTCGCTCGACTAG
- a CDS encoding DMT family transporter, with amino-acid sequence MTDVTTATDRRSSLLATLALLAMTACWGSTFFLIKDLLDRVPTLDFLAVRFAIAAAAMLLVAPRAVARLSPAVRRHAVVLGGLYGVAQILQTAGLAHTPASVSGFITGMYVVCTPLFAAVILRTRIGLLTWAAVLLATAGLGVLTLSGLSLGYGEAITLVAAMLYALHIVGLGAWSTPQDALGMSILQVIVIAVICLVATAPDGVVLPDNGRDWLSVLYMAIFAGALALFGQTWAQSHLSPTRSAIIMSMEPVFAAGFAVALGGEGVTSRLLIGGAMVLAAMVLVELVPRRHIEGEVTHIAV; translated from the coding sequence GTGACTGACGTGACCACAGCGACAGATCGACGCAGCTCCCTCCTCGCCACGCTGGCGCTGCTCGCGATGACCGCGTGCTGGGGCAGCACGTTCTTCCTGATCAAGGACCTCCTCGACCGGGTCCCGACGCTCGACTTCCTGGCCGTGCGCTTCGCGATCGCAGCGGCAGCGATGCTGCTCGTGGCTCCGCGGGCGGTCGCGCGGCTCTCCCCGGCGGTCCGTCGGCACGCGGTCGTCCTCGGTGGGCTCTATGGCGTCGCACAGATCCTGCAGACGGCCGGCCTGGCGCACACCCCGGCCAGCGTCAGCGGATTCATCACGGGGATGTATGTCGTGTGCACCCCCCTCTTCGCCGCCGTCATCCTGCGCACACGCATCGGTCTGCTGACCTGGGCCGCCGTGCTCCTGGCCACCGCGGGGCTCGGTGTCCTGACCCTCAGCGGCCTCAGCCTCGGCTACGGCGAGGCGATCACCCTCGTCGCCGCGATGCTCTATGCGCTCCACATCGTCGGCCTGGGCGCGTGGTCGACGCCGCAGGACGCCCTGGGGATGTCGATCCTGCAGGTCATCGTGATTGCCGTCATCTGTCTCGTCGCGACCGCACCGGACGGGGTCGTGCTGCCTGACAACGGCCGGGACTGGCTCTCGGTCCTCTACATGGCGATCTTCGCCGGCGCGCTGGCGCTGTTCGGCCAGACGTGGGCGCAGTCCCACCTGTCCCCGACGCGCAGCGCGATCATCATGAGCATGGAGCCGGTCTTCGCAGCCGGCTTCGCCGTGGCCCTCGGGGGTGAGGGCGTCACGTCCCGCCTGCTCATCGGCGGCGCCATGGTGCTGGCGGCCATGGTGCTCGTCGAGCTCGTGCCACGGCGTCACATCGAGGGCGAGGTCACACACATTGCGGTATGA
- a CDS encoding ribonuclease domain-containing protein, producing MPARRTVVGLVALITAGLVWWTQGDGATPETAPSERDTPSVQQSPSSPTGAASSSQPDRGTGTDPDSGLPRVALADLPPEAAETLALIDAGGPYPYAEDDGVFGNFEGILPDHERGYYREYTVDTPGLSHRGARRIVAGSADELYWTDDHYSSFSRIVR from the coding sequence ATGCCGGCCCGCCGCACCGTCGTCGGGCTGGTCGCGCTCATCACGGCGGGGCTGGTCTGGTGGACACAGGGTGACGGCGCGACACCCGAGACCGCCCCCTCGGAGCGCGACACCCCCTCGGTCCAGCAGTCGCCCTCGTCGCCCACCGGTGCCGCATCCTCGTCCCAGCCGGATCGAGGGACCGGCACCGACCCCGACAGTGGGCTGCCACGGGTGGCGCTGGCCGACCTGCCGCCCGAGGCGGCCGAGACGCTCGCCCTGATCGACGCCGGCGGGCCCTATCCCTACGCCGAGGACGACGGGGTGTTCGGCAACTTCGAGGGGATCCTGCCCGACCACGAGCGTGGCTACTACCGCGAATACACGGTGGACACCCCGGGACTGTCCCACCGCGGTGCGCGACGCATCGTCGCCGGGTCGGCTGACGAGCTGTACTGGACCGACGACCACTACTCGTCCTTCTCCCGGATCGTCAGGTGA
- a CDS encoding class II 3-deoxy-7-phosphoheptulonate synthase, translating into MSIPTLEQLHALHPLQQPTYPDSAAVTAAVEKLRLAPPLVFAGECDDLKTKIAAVSRGEAFLLAGGDCAETFADVNADNVRNKLRVLLQMAVVLTYAASVPVVKIGRLAGQYAKPRSSDMETRDGQTLPAYRGDAVNGFEFTPESRIPDPQRLVDVYNASAATLNLVRAFVTGGFADLRQVHTWNNDFVRESPYAQRYELVAGEIERALTFMKAIGADPDEFHRVDFHSSHEALLLDYEHAMTRIDSRTELPYNVSAHMVWIGERTRQLDGAHVEYFRHIRNPIGVKLGPTATADDALSLAAKLNPENEPGRLTFITRFGAARVRDGLAPLVEKVTAEGVEVAWISDPMHGNTFETSTGYKTRRFDDVLDEIQGFFDVHRSLGTVPGGMMVEMTGDDVTECIGGGEEIDEHGLAHRYESVVDPRLNRVQSLELAFLVAEMLRQS; encoded by the coding sequence GTGAGCATCCCGACCCTCGAGCAGCTGCACGCCCTCCACCCCCTGCAGCAGCCGACCTATCCCGACAGCGCTGCCGTCACGGCCGCGGTCGAGAAGCTCCGCCTCGCACCCCCGCTCGTCTTCGCCGGTGAGTGCGACGACCTCAAGACCAAGATCGCGGCCGTCAGCCGGGGCGAGGCGTTCCTGCTCGCCGGCGGCGACTGTGCGGAGACCTTCGCCGACGTCAACGCCGACAACGTGCGCAACAAGCTCCGGGTGCTGCTGCAGATGGCCGTCGTGCTGACCTATGCCGCGTCCGTGCCGGTGGTCAAGATCGGCCGGCTGGCCGGGCAGTACGCCAAGCCGCGCTCCAGCGACATGGAGACCCGGGACGGCCAGACCCTCCCGGCCTACCGCGGCGACGCGGTCAACGGCTTCGAGTTCACCCCGGAGTCGCGCATCCCCGACCCGCAGCGGCTGGTCGACGTCTACAACGCGTCCGCGGCGACCCTCAACCTGGTGCGAGCCTTCGTCACCGGCGGCTTCGCAGACCTGCGCCAGGTCCACACCTGGAACAACGACTTCGTCCGCGAGTCGCCCTACGCACAGCGCTACGAGCTGGTCGCGGGGGAGATCGAACGGGCACTGACCTTCATGAAGGCCATCGGTGCTGACCCCGACGAGTTCCACCGGGTCGACTTCCACTCCAGCCACGAGGCGCTGCTGCTGGACTACGAGCACGCGATGACGCGGATCGACTCGCGCACCGAGCTGCCCTACAACGTCTCGGCCCACATGGTCTGGATCGGCGAGCGCACGCGCCAGCTCGACGGGGCGCACGTCGAATACTTCCGCCACATCCGCAACCCGATCGGCGTCAAGCTCGGCCCGACCGCGACCGCGGACGATGCGCTGTCACTCGCCGCCAAGCTCAACCCGGAGAACGAGCCCGGGCGGCTCACGTTCATCACCCGCTTCGGCGCTGCGCGGGTCCGCGACGGGCTGGCGCCGCTGGTCGAGAAGGTCACAGCCGAGGGCGTCGAGGTCGCGTGGATCTCCGACCCCATGCACGGCAACACGTTCGAGACCTCGACCGGCTACAAGACCCGTCGCTTCGACGACGTGCTCGACGAGATCCAGGGCTTCTTCGACGTCCACCGCTCGCTCGGGACCGTGCCCGGCGGCATGATGGTCGAGATGACCGGCGACGACGTCACCGAGTGCATCGGCGGCGGCGAGGAGATCGACGAGCACGGCCTGGCCCACCGCTACGAGTCGGTCGTCGACCCTCGCCTCAACCGGGTCCAGTCCCTCGAGCTGGCCTTCCTCGTCGCGGAGATGCTGCGCCAGTCCTGA
- a CDS encoding threonine aldolase family protein, producing MIDLRSDTLTRPTDSMRAAMASAEVGDDVYGEDPTVRRLEERVAELFGHEAALFTPTGSLANVLAVRSLVGVGQEVLCESSAHIARAELGAHGAFTGLTMRTWTDPRGQVALTAIEGLFAPDMGPFFVETTAISVENTHNFAGGAVLPLADLQALRSWTSDMGARVHLDGARIWNAHVATGTPLDAYGAIADVVAVCLSKGLGAPIGSLMIGSADAVAEARIWRKRLGGGMRQVGILAAAGLHALDHHVERLADDHANARLLAEACGVDPAAVDTNIVVAQRPDAAAFVAAAAEAGVRISAVGPRAVRLVTHLDVSRAEAEKAAAVLAGL from the coding sequence GTGATCGACCTCCGCTCAGACACCCTCACCCGGCCGACCGACTCCATGCGTGCCGCGATGGCCTCGGCCGAGGTCGGCGACGACGTCTATGGCGAGGATCCGACCGTGCGACGGCTCGAGGAGCGGGTGGCCGAGCTGTTCGGCCACGAGGCTGCGCTCTTCACCCCCACCGGCTCCCTGGCCAACGTGCTGGCGGTGCGCTCGCTGGTCGGAGTCGGGCAGGAGGTGCTGTGCGAGTCGTCGGCGCACATCGCCCGCGCCGAGCTCGGCGCCCACGGGGCCTTCACCGGTCTGACCATGCGCACGTGGACCGACCCCCGCGGTCAGGTCGCCCTGACGGCGATCGAGGGGCTGTTCGCCCCGGACATGGGGCCGTTCTTCGTCGAGACCACCGCGATCTCGGTCGAGAACACCCACAACTTCGCCGGTGGGGCGGTCCTCCCGCTGGCCGACCTCCAGGCGCTGCGGTCGTGGACGAGCGACATGGGCGCCAGGGTGCACCTCGACGGCGCCCGCATCTGGAACGCCCACGTGGCGACCGGGACACCGCTCGACGCGTACGGCGCGATCGCCGACGTCGTCGCCGTCTGCCTGTCCAAGGGGCTGGGTGCACCGATCGGGTCGCTGATGATCGGCTCGGCGGATGCGGTCGCCGAGGCCCGCATCTGGCGCAAGCGCCTCGGGGGCGGGATGCGGCAGGTCGGGATCCTCGCGGCAGCGGGACTGCACGCCCTCGACCACCACGTGGAGCGGCTCGCCGACGACCATGCCAACGCGCGGCTGCTGGCCGAGGCCTGCGGCGTCGACCCCGCCGCGGTCGACACCAACATCGTGGTGGCCCAGCGTCCGGACGCGGCGGCGTTCGTCGCGGCCGCTGCGGAAGCCGGGGTGCGGATCTCCGCCGTCGGGCCACGCGCCGTACGCCTCGTCACGCACCTCGACGTGTCCCGCGCCGAGGCCGAGAAGGCCGCTGCGGTGCTCGCCGGGCTCTAG